The following are encoded in a window of Gavia stellata isolate bGavSte3 chromosome 17, bGavSte3.hap2, whole genome shotgun sequence genomic DNA:
- the BET1L gene encoding BET1-like protein isoform X1, producing the protein MGQSPSAVEDMLDVENKRMADSLANKVTRLKSLALDIDKDADEQNRYLDGMDSDFMSVTGLLTGSVKRFSTMTRSGRDNRKLLCSVSAGLIVVFFILYYLVSKAGT; encoded by the exons ATGG GCCAGAGTCCAAGTGCCGTGGAGGACATGCTGGATGTGGAGAACAAGCGTATGGCAGACAGCCTAGCCAACAAGGTCACCAGGCTGAAGTCG CTGGCTCTGGATATTGACAAAGATGCTGACGAACAAAACCGTTACCTGGATGGCATG GATTCAGATTTTATGAGTGTGACTGGCCTGCTAACTGGCAGTGTGAAGCGTTTCTCCACCATGACGCGGTCCGGGAGGGATAATCGCAAGTTGCTCTGTTCCGTTTCAGCAGGACTGATTGTTGTTTTCTTCATCCTCTACTATCTCGTGTCCAAAGCAGGGACTTGA
- the RIC8A gene encoding synembryn-A isoform X1, translated as MELRTVVATVESGEQDTVLKVLQIYNQEKSQCFTFDDEEREERKKMAQLLIKFLERELQPSCQVTCLESIRILSRDKYCLDPFTTKEGLKTLSRHAGIDYSEELVREVPDLDVILESLKCLCNIVFSSPRAQELTSEARLVVGLAKRIKLYNERSLPHEVKFFDLRLLFLLTALRVDIRQQLAQELRGISLMTDTLELTLGVKWLDPYEVATEEGLLPPLPRQETERAMEILKVLFNITFDSSKREVDEEDAALYRHLGALLRHCLMISADGEDRTEEFHSHTVNLLGNLPLKCLDVLLTPKVRPGSLEYMGVNMDAVSILLDFLERRLDRGHKLKENLTPVLNLLTESARVHRQTRKFLKAKVLPPLRDVRNRPEVGNSLRNKLVRLMTHIDTDVKHCAAEFLFVLCKESVSRFVKYTGYGNAAGLLAARGLMAGGREEGEYSEDEDTDTEEYKEAKPNINPVTGRVEEKLPNPMEGMTEEQKEYEAMKLVNMFDKLSREQVIQPMGITPSGNLAPMENAIRDIADERSSSDSDLGLD; from the exons ATGGAGCTCAGGACTGTGGTAGCCACTGTGGAAAGCGGGGAACAAGACACAGTTCTCAAGGTGCTTCAGATCTACAACCAGGAG AAGTCTCAGTGCTTCACCTTTGACGATGAGGAGCGGGAAGAGAGGAAG AAAATGGCCCAGCTGCTGATTAAGTTCCTGGAAAGAGAGCTGCAGCCGTCCTGCCAGGTCACGTGTTTGGAAAGCATCCGCATCCTGTCCCGGGACAAATACTGCCTTGACCCTTTCACCACCAAGGAAGGCCTGAAGACCCTCTCCAGGCATGCTGGCATTGATTACTCAGAGGAGCTCGTCCGGGAGGTCCCAGACCTGGATGTAATCCTGGAATCCCTCAAATGTCTCTGCAACATTGTCTTCAGCAGCCCTAGGGCACAGGAGCTGACATCTGAAGCCCGGCTGGTGGTGGGCCTGGCCAAGCGCATCAAACTGTACAACGAGAGGAGCCTTCCTCATGAGGTCAAGTTCTTTGACCTGCGTCTCCTATTCCTGCTGACGGCACTGAGAGTGGACATCCGGCAGCAGCTAGCCCAAGAGCTCAGGGGCATCAGCCTGATGACAGATACTCTGGAGCTGACCCTTGGTGTAAAGTGGTTGGACCCCTATGAAGTTGCCACTGAGGAGGGACTTCTCCCACCTTTGCCTCGGCAGGAGACAGAGCGAGCAATGGAGATCCTGAAAGTGCTCTTCAATATCACCTTTGATTCCAGCAAGAGGGAGGTGGACGAG GAAGATGCTGCTTTGTACCGGCACTTGGGTGCCCTCCTGCGCCACTGCCTCATGATCTCTGCTGATGGAGAGGACCGGACAGAGGAGTTTCACAG TCATACGGTTAACCTTTTGGGCAACCTGCCCCTGAAATGTCTGGATGTCCTTCTGACCCCGAAAGTCCGGCCAGGCTCGCTTGAGTACATGGGTGTCAACATGGATGCAGTCAGCATCTTGCTGGATTTCCTAGAGCGACGCCTCGACAGG GGACACAAGCTGAAGGAGAATTTGACCCCTGTGCTGAACCTGCTGACTGAGAGCGCACGAGTCCACCGCCAGACGAGGAAGTTCCTGAAGGCAAAG GTGCTGCCTCCACTCCGAGACGTGAGGAATCGTCCGGAGGTGGGGAACTCGCTGCGGAACAAGCTGGTGCGTTTGATGACCCACATCGACACGGATGTGAAGCACTGTGCGGCAGAGTTCCTCTTCGTGCTCTGCAAGGAGAGTG TGTCACGGTTTGTGAAGTACACGGGCTACGGGAATGCGGCTGGGCTCCTGGCAGCACGAGGCCTCATGGCTGGTGGTCGGGAAGAGGGAGAGTACTCAGAAGATGAAGACACAGACACTGAGGAGTACAAAGAGGCAAAGCCCAA CATTAACCCTGTTACGGGACGCGTCGAGGAGAAACTACCCAACCCCATGGAAGGGATGACTGAAGAGCAGAAGGAATATGAAGCCATGAAGTTAGTCAACATGTTTGACAAATTGTCCAG AGAGCAAGTCATCCAGCCCATGGGCATCACACCGAGCGGCAACCTGGCCCCCATGGAGAACGCCATCCGCGATATAGCTGATGAGAGATCGTCGTCCGACTCAGACCTGGGGCTGGACTGA
- the RIC8A gene encoding synembryn-A isoform X2: protein MELRTVVATVESGEQDTVLKVLQIYNQEKMAQLLIKFLERELQPSCQVTCLESIRILSRDKYCLDPFTTKEGLKTLSRHAGIDYSEELVREVPDLDVILESLKCLCNIVFSSPRAQELTSEARLVVGLAKRIKLYNERSLPHEVKFFDLRLLFLLTALRVDIRQQLAQELRGISLMTDTLELTLGVKWLDPYEVATEEGLLPPLPRQETERAMEILKVLFNITFDSSKREVDEEDAALYRHLGALLRHCLMISADGEDRTEEFHSHTVNLLGNLPLKCLDVLLTPKVRPGSLEYMGVNMDAVSILLDFLERRLDRGHKLKENLTPVLNLLTESARVHRQTRKFLKAKVLPPLRDVRNRPEVGNSLRNKLVRLMTHIDTDVKHCAAEFLFVLCKESVSRFVKYTGYGNAAGLLAARGLMAGGREEGEYSEDEDTDTEEYKEAKPNINPVTGRVEEKLPNPMEGMTEEQKEYEAMKLVNMFDKLSREQVIQPMGITPSGNLAPMENAIRDIADERSSSDSDLGLD from the exons ATGGAGCTCAGGACTGTGGTAGCCACTGTGGAAAGCGGGGAACAAGACACAGTTCTCAAGGTGCTTCAGATCTACAACCAGGAG AAAATGGCCCAGCTGCTGATTAAGTTCCTGGAAAGAGAGCTGCAGCCGTCCTGCCAGGTCACGTGTTTGGAAAGCATCCGCATCCTGTCCCGGGACAAATACTGCCTTGACCCTTTCACCACCAAGGAAGGCCTGAAGACCCTCTCCAGGCATGCTGGCATTGATTACTCAGAGGAGCTCGTCCGGGAGGTCCCAGACCTGGATGTAATCCTGGAATCCCTCAAATGTCTCTGCAACATTGTCTTCAGCAGCCCTAGGGCACAGGAGCTGACATCTGAAGCCCGGCTGGTGGTGGGCCTGGCCAAGCGCATCAAACTGTACAACGAGAGGAGCCTTCCTCATGAGGTCAAGTTCTTTGACCTGCGTCTCCTATTCCTGCTGACGGCACTGAGAGTGGACATCCGGCAGCAGCTAGCCCAAGAGCTCAGGGGCATCAGCCTGATGACAGATACTCTGGAGCTGACCCTTGGTGTAAAGTGGTTGGACCCCTATGAAGTTGCCACTGAGGAGGGACTTCTCCCACCTTTGCCTCGGCAGGAGACAGAGCGAGCAATGGAGATCCTGAAAGTGCTCTTCAATATCACCTTTGATTCCAGCAAGAGGGAGGTGGACGAG GAAGATGCTGCTTTGTACCGGCACTTGGGTGCCCTCCTGCGCCACTGCCTCATGATCTCTGCTGATGGAGAGGACCGGACAGAGGAGTTTCACAG TCATACGGTTAACCTTTTGGGCAACCTGCCCCTGAAATGTCTGGATGTCCTTCTGACCCCGAAAGTCCGGCCAGGCTCGCTTGAGTACATGGGTGTCAACATGGATGCAGTCAGCATCTTGCTGGATTTCCTAGAGCGACGCCTCGACAGG GGACACAAGCTGAAGGAGAATTTGACCCCTGTGCTGAACCTGCTGACTGAGAGCGCACGAGTCCACCGCCAGACGAGGAAGTTCCTGAAGGCAAAG GTGCTGCCTCCACTCCGAGACGTGAGGAATCGTCCGGAGGTGGGGAACTCGCTGCGGAACAAGCTGGTGCGTTTGATGACCCACATCGACACGGATGTGAAGCACTGTGCGGCAGAGTTCCTCTTCGTGCTCTGCAAGGAGAGTG TGTCACGGTTTGTGAAGTACACGGGCTACGGGAATGCGGCTGGGCTCCTGGCAGCACGAGGCCTCATGGCTGGTGGTCGGGAAGAGGGAGAGTACTCAGAAGATGAAGACACAGACACTGAGGAGTACAAAGAGGCAAAGCCCAA CATTAACCCTGTTACGGGACGCGTCGAGGAGAAACTACCCAACCCCATGGAAGGGATGACTGAAGAGCAGAAGGAATATGAAGCCATGAAGTTAGTCAACATGTTTGACAAATTGTCCAG AGAGCAAGTCATCCAGCCCATGGGCATCACACCGAGCGGCAACCTGGCCCCCATGGAGAACGCCATCCGCGATATAGCTGATGAGAGATCGTCGTCCGACTCAGACCTGGGGCTGGACTGA
- the SIRT3 gene encoding NAD-dependent protein deacetylase sirtuin-3, mitochondrial → MGRWGDDGGKQQLTLQDVAELIRKKECRRVVVMAGAGISTPSGIPDFRSPGSGLYSNLEQYNIPYPEAIFELMYFFANPKPFFTLAKELYPGNYRPNYAHYFLRLLHDKGLLLRLYTQNIDGLERVAGIPPDRLVEAHGTFATATCTVCRRKFPGEDFRGDVMADKVPHCPVCTGVVKPDIVFFGEELPQRFFLHVTDFPMADLLFVIGTSLEVEPFASLAGAVRSSIPRVLINRDLVGPFAWQRRYNDVAQLGDVVSGVKKLVELLDWNEEMQTLIQKEKEKLDAKDK, encoded by the exons ATGGGCAGATGGGGAGATGATggtgggaagcagcagctcacCCTGCAGGATGTGGCAGAGCTAATTCGGAAGAAGGAGTGTCGTCGAGTGGTGGTGATGGCTGGCGCTGGGATTAGCACCCCCAGCGGCATCCCAGATTTTAG GTCCCCGGGGAGTGGCCTCTACAGTAACCTTGAGCAGTACAACATCCCTTACCCAGAAGCCATCTTCGAACTGATGTATTTCTTTGCCAACCCCAAGCCCTTTTTCACTTTGGCCAAGGAGCTCTACCCTGGCAACTACAGACCCAACTACGCCCACTATTTCCTGAGACTCCTGCATGACAAAGGGCTCCTCCTGCGCCTCTACACACAGAATATTGACGGGCTGGAGAGAG TTGCTGGGATCCCTCCCGATAGACTGGTGGAAGCCCACGGCACCTTTGCCACTGCCACTTGTACTGTCTGTCGAAGGAAGTTCCCAGGAGAGGACTTCAGG GGGGACGTTATGGCAGACAAGGTCCCTCACTGTCCCGTCTGCACTGGAGTCGTCAAACCTGACATTGTGTTCTTTGGCGAGGAGCTCCCGCAGCGCTTCTTCCTGCACGTGACGGACTTCCCCATGGCAGACCTGCTTTTCGTCATAGGAACGTCCCTGGAG GTGGAGCCCTTTGccagcctggcaggagctgtTCGCAGCTCCATTCCCCGAGTCCTCATCAACCGAGATCTCGTAGGACCCTTCGCCTGGCAGCGACGCTACAATGACGTAGCCCAGCTGGGGGACGTGGTCAGTGGGGTCAAGAAGCTGGTGGAGCTGCTGGACTGGAATGAAGAGATGCAAACActaattcagaaggaaaaagaaaag CTGGATGCAAAAGACAAATAG
- the VPS51 gene encoding vacuolar protein sorting-associated protein 51 homolog → MAEVEAVGTGAGGSPEAGTGTGSGWRRPHGPLQRYYGPPAAETAEAAPDPADINGPHFDPEVFLTKVRSECPLGQLLAREAALGREIRALDSDMQTLLYENYNKFISATDTIRKMKVDFRRMEAEMDDLAANMAAISTSSARVSAALQDRHRRGAQLAGVQALLRKLQSLVEVPGRLRRWAAPGAEPARALRCHARARAVLRHYRHLPSFRAIEDESHAIMADLAQRLRARLRDDTLDPKELTECVEMLLQLEEPPEELCEEFLSHAGARLEAELAALEAELPPTDPSGTAATPPPASDILDFVDRGSSAFVGNLCLLAASYRSLFEGRPGAGDGRLETFAAALTTRYFELLERRLALERGLGDTSLLVRALDRFHRRLRALLELLPAAGAEAGAALVARAARERVDRYLRALQTFFLGCLGDVRQALAAPRPPGKEGPGLPDLLATLASSVLGQLKAVLAYVQLFTAKDVAFASLPYFKGEFCMEAVREGLVVAFVRWLCRTARGFADGPAERGAPAAPPALLLLLARLCLDYEATTISYILTLTDEQFPPEDTGPAVTPGPALCAEARAAAQRLLDHYVQVQGATVAQMLRKSVETRDWLGTVEPRNVRAVMKRVVEDITAIDVQVGQLFEEGVRRAQSSDSSRRAFSVYSSSRAPGRYAPSYTPSAPMDTHLLSNIQKLFSERIDIFSPVEFNKVSVLTGIIKISLKTLLECVRLRTLGRFGLQQVQVDGHYLQLYLWRFAADERVVQGLLDEVAASAAHRCLDPVPMEHSVVELICERG, encoded by the exons ATGGCGGAGGTGGAGGCGGTGgggactggggctgggggcagccccgAGGctggcaccggcaccggcagcgggTGGCGGCGTCCCCACGGGCCGCTCCAGCGGTACTACGGCCCGCCGGCGGCGGAGACGGCCGAGGCGGCCCCGGACCCCGCTGATATCAACGGGCCCCACTTCGACCCGGAAGTTTTCCTCACTAAG GTGCGCAGCGAGTGCCCTCTGGGGCAGTTGTTGGCCCGTGAGGCTGCACTGGGGCGGGAGATCCGTGCCCTCGACAGTGACATGCAGACGCTGCTCTATGAGAACTACAACAAGTTCATTTCCGCCACTG ACACCATCCGAAAGATGAAGGTCGACTTCCGGCGCATGGAGGCAGAGATGGACGATCTGGCTGCCAACATGGCCGCCATCAGCACCTCCAGTGCCCGCGTCAGCGCTGCGCTGCAGGACCGGCACCGCCGCGGCGCCCAGCTTGCCG GGGTGCAGGCGCTGCTGCGGAAGCTGCAGTCCCTGGTGGAGGTGCCCGGGCGGCTGCGGCGGTGGGCGGCACCAGGGGCGGAGCCTGCACGGGCTCTGCGCTGCCATGCCCGTGCCCGCGCTGTGCTCCGCCACTACCGCCACCTGCCCTCCTTCCGCGCCATCGAGGACGAAAGCCACGCCATCATGGCCGACCTGGCCCAGCGCCTCCGCGCACGCCTCCG gGATGACACCTTGGACCCCAAGGAGCTCACCGAGTGTGTGGAGATGCTGTTACAGCTGGAAGAGCCGCCTGAGGAGCTGTGCGAGGAGTTCCTGAGCCACGCCGGCGCCCGCCTCGAGGCTGAGCTGGCAGCACTGGAGGCCGAGCTGCCCCCGACAGACCCCTCTGGCACCGCTGCCACGCCGCCCCCCGCCTCCGACATCCTCGACTTTGTTGACCGCGGCAGCTCGGCCTTCGTGGGCAACCTGTGCCTCCTTGCAGCCTCATACCGCAGCCTTTTTGAGGGGCGCCCAGGGGCTGGGGATGGCCGCCTGGAAACCTTCGCCGCCGCCCTCACCACCCGTTACTTCGAGCTGCTGGAGCGGCGCCTGGCGCTGGAGCGGGGCCTGGGCGACACCTCGCTGCTGGTGCGGGCCCTCGACCGCTTCCACCGCCGCCTCCGCGCCCTCCTCGAGCTGCTGCCCGCAGCCGGGGCCGAGGCGGGCGCCGCGCTGGTGGCCCGGGCAGCACGCGAGCGGGTGGATCGCTACCTGCGGGCGCTGCAGACCTTCTTCCTGGGGTGCCTGGGCGACGTGCGCCAGGCGCTGGCCGCTCCCCGGCCACCCGGCAAGGAGGGTCCCGGCCTGCCCGACCTCCTGGCCACGCTCGCCTCCTCCGTCCTTGGCCAGCTCAAGGCCGTCCTGGCCTACGTGCAGCTCTTCACCGCCAAGGATGTCGCCTTCGCCAGCCTGCCCTACTTCAAG GGGGAGTTCTGCATGGAGGCGGTGCGCGAAGGGCTGGTGGTGGCCTTCGTGCGCTGGCTCTGCCGCACCGCCCGGGGCTTCGCCGATGGCCCAGCTGAGCGGGGGGCCCCCGCGGCACCCCCGGCCCTACTGCTGCTTCTCGCCCGCCTCTGCCTTGACTATGAGGCCACCACCATCAGCTACATCCTCACTCTCACCGATGAGCAGTTTCCTCCCGAG GACACAGGCCCAGCAGTGACACCGGGACCAGCACTGTGCGCAGAGGCACGGGCGGCGGCGCAGCGGCTGCTCGACCACTACGTGCAGGTCCAGGGCGCCACGGTGGCACAGATGCTTAGGAAGAGCGTGGAGACACGAGACTGGTTGGGCACCGTCGAGCCCCGCAACGTTCGTGCCGTCATGAAGCGCGTGGTGGAGGACATCACTGCCATCGACGTCCAG GTGGGACAGCTCTTCGAGGAGGGAGTGCGGCGGGCGCAGAGCAGCGACTCGAGCCGGCGCGCCTTCTCCGTCTACAGCAGCTCACGGGCACCCGGGCGCTACGCCCCCAGCTACACCCCCAG CGCCCCCATGGACACCCATCTGCTCAGCAACATCCAGAAGCTCTTCTCTGAACGCATTGACATCTTCAGCCCTGTCGAGTTCAACAAG GTGTCGGTGCTGACTGGGATCATCAAGATCAGCCTAAAGACGCTGCTGGAGTGTGTGCGGCTGCGGACATTGGGGCGCTTCGGGCTGCAGCAGGTGCAGGTGGATGGCCATTACCTGCAGCTCTACCTCTGGCGCTTCGCCGCTGACGAGCGGGTGGTGCAGGGGCTGCTGGACGAGGTGGCCGCCAGCGCCGCCCACCGCTGCCTCGACCCCGTCCCCATGGAGCACAGCGTCGTCGAACTCATCTGCGAGCGCGGGTAG
- the BET1L gene encoding BET1-like protein isoform X2 — protein MAEWGRGQSPSAVEDMLDVENKRMADSLANKVTRLKSLALDIDKDADEQNRYLDGMDSDFMSVTGLLTGSVKRFSTMTRSGRDNRKLLCSVSAGLIVVFFILYYLVSKAGT, from the exons ATGGCGGAGTGGGGCAGAG GCCAGAGTCCAAGTGCCGTGGAGGACATGCTGGATGTGGAGAACAAGCGTATGGCAGACAGCCTAGCCAACAAGGTCACCAGGCTGAAGTCG CTGGCTCTGGATATTGACAAAGATGCTGACGAACAAAACCGTTACCTGGATGGCATG GATTCAGATTTTATGAGTGTGACTGGCCTGCTAACTGGCAGTGTGAAGCGTTTCTCCACCATGACGCGGTCCGGGAGGGATAATCGCAAGTTGCTCTGTTCCGTTTCAGCAGGACTGATTGTTGTTTTCTTCATCCTCTACTATCTCGTGTCCAAAGCAGGGACTTGA